The segment ctttctttctttctttctttctttctttctttctttctttctttctttctttctttctttctttctctctctttcctcctcctcctcctcctcctcctcctccttcttcttcttcttcttcttcttcttcttcttcttcttcttcttcttcttcttcttcttcttcttcttcctcctcctcctcctcctcctcctcctcctcctccttcttcttcttcttcttcttcttcttcttcttcttcttcttcttcttcttcttcttcttcttcttcttcttcttcttcttcttcttcttcttcttctcctcctcctcctcctcctccttcttccttttttttttttttttttgctttttgggtcacactcggcgatgctcaggggtcactcctggttctgcactcagatattactcctggtggagctgggggggaccttgtgggatgtcAGAGACTGGAccgagtcagctgcttgcaacACAAAAGCCCTCCCTACTCTAGTAGGCCCCTGTCCCTTTCATCTCTAGATCTGAATCCTCTTTTCCTGAAGCCCCCACAGTTCTGGTCTTCCAGCCCCCATAGCTCTGGATCTCCTCTCTGATCCTATTTCCAGTCCTCCCTTGCCCAGCAAAGACCCAGGTGGGAGCTAACGGAGCTAAGTTATCCTTACCGCAGACCCCGCCCCCGAAAggctctgcccacccaccccacgACCACGCCTACAAGTCACACCCAGGACAAGACCACGCCCCGACCCCGCCTCCTAGGCGCGACACGCCCCCCGTCCGCTGCTGAGtcagcgccccgcccccgcccccgccccgccccgccccgccccgccccgccccagccccgacGTGCGCCCCGAGCCCGGCGCGCCCGCAGACCCAGgccgggagccccccccccccgagcccgcGGGGGACAGGGACGCCTCGCCCCGCTCGCAGGCAGCTCGGGGATCTGTGCGCAGGAGAAGAGGCGGCTGCAGGAGGCGATCAGGGCGGCGCGGCGCgagctggaggaggagaagcTTCGCGTGCAGCGGCTCAAGGTGCGGGGCGAGCGGGGCGCTGGGCATCCCCGCGAGAGCGGGTCCGGGGCGAGCCGCTGTCCGGTGGGGGGACGGCTGGGAACATTGCTCCCAAATTTGGCGGGGACGGGGGTTATCGATTCATGTTTGGAAAGAGGATGGAGTCTGCGCAGATGTTAGCCCAGCGCGGCCAGGGGCCCATGGGGACACTTCTGTCCCCTTTAGGGGTGTCCGTCCCATTCCGGAAGGATGGAGATGTGATGGGTGATTTTTGCGGCCCGGGGGAAATGTCCACCTGTATGGTTTGGGGGCCGGGGCGCCGATATGCCCAGCTGGGTTGCCTTCCATGTCCAGAGAAAGACTCTCCGGGACCGGTGGCTTATGGACGGGGCAGCTGAGGagccagaggggcaggaggacCCCCCGACCCCTGAGACTCAGGCTCAGGCCCGCATCCAGAGCCTAGAGGACAGCTTGTTCACGTGAGTTGCGCCACTGCCCCAGGTTAGCCAGGCCAGGACCTCAGGccccatgggggtggggaggggggctgaagtcagccctgagcactgccgggtgggagCTCCCCCAAAGCCAAGCGAACCAACTGTGAGGGACTGAGGGTATCCGTGGAGCCGGGGGCCCAGACCCCCTCCTCTTGCCCAGACTCCAGGCCCAGCTGCAGCTGTTGCAGAGTGCGTCCACCGGGGCACTGCACAGGCCCGCCAGCAGACCCGTCTGGCGCCGACaggtgagtggggagggggggaaggggggcaggggtgtggcccGGGGTCCAGGCCAGCCCCCTACTGGGTTCGGGGACGGTGCTGCTTCTCTGCCTCTGCAtcatttccttcccctcccccccttctatTTCCCCACTTGCTAGGGGCTGAGGGGCGCCCGTCAGGCAGTGGGTGGATCTGGAAGCACCCAGCGGCTTGGGCTCCCGCGAATGGGTGACAGCTGGTGGCCGAGATGGCCTAAGGGGAGAGCCGGGTTCCATCACTGAACCTTCAGGACCCCCaaggccccccccccaaccctaaGGGAAAGAGATGTAGGGTGTAGCGTTCTGGGGCTTGAGGCAGGAAcacagctttttttctttttattaatgtgtttatttttggttttggggtcacacccctcggtgctcgggagttactcctggctctgcgctcaggaaccattcctggtggggctcaggggacctgatgggatgTCGGGGACTGAATgcgagttgactgtgtgcaaggcaaacaccgtctctgctgtcctatggctctggcacCCACGTGCGGGGTTTGGACTTCTGTTTGGGGTTTATGGCACATCACCCACCCGATACAGGCCTGAGAGCCCGTGAGCGCCACATTCTCAGCCCTCTGTGGCTTCAGCTGtatccatttatttctttctctttgggtggggttgggccacacctgaccatgctcgggggctgcttttggctctgtgctcatgaaagaccctgggtggtgctcaggggaccctgtgcagttctgggattcgaacccaggcgTGGCTGACACCTTCCCTCCTACAGACTTACTCTGCATGTTTGGTtcggttgtgtttttttttgtttttttttgttttgtttttgcttttttggttacacctaaggatgttcaggggttactcctcgctctgcactcaggaattactactggcggtgctcaggggaccatatgggatgctgggaatcaaacccaggttgtctgcgtgtaaggcaaatgccctccccactgtgctattgctccagcccctggtttgtgtttttgtctttgggccactcgtggctctgcactcgggggtcactccagacagtgctcaggacccccTGTGCTGGCAGGATTGGAATcagctcagccgtgtgcaagggaaacatctTAGCTACTATACTAGCTCTCAGGCCCCTGGAtagttttttgtatttatttttggggtgcGGGGGTTTGGACCAGGAGTTGGAGCCTGTTTTCAGGACTCTGTtttcaggagtcgctcctggcagtgctcagacggCCACGCCATGCTGGGCCTCCTGCTTTTGAAGCCTCGGCTCCCCCACTTGGCTGTCTTTCTGGTCTCTCCCTGTTCcacgccacctcctccaggaagcccctctgctccttagacCTCTAAGAGACCTCCAGCgacctccccctgctccccattTCCTCCCAGACCCTTCTCGCTCCTGGACAGGATCTATTTCTTTGCCTTGAACTGTGCTCACTGCCTTTACCTGCTGGAATGGAAGTTTCCTGGCCACTAGGCATGGCGCTGGCCTGGTCACCGGGGCAGCTGGCGTGGTGGAGCCCCTGCTGTCAGATCTCAGGCAGGCTGCATCCAGGAAGTGCTGCTTGGGATGCTGAAGGGTCTGTGAGGGTctgagggtgtgtgggggggggcactgagTGTCCCTGACCTGGACACTGTCCTTCCCGCAGGGCCAGCGTCCTCTCTCGCAGCCCCCTGTGGAGCCAGCAGCCCCTGCAGGTGTGTATCTGAACCCCTCAGCCCCGGGGGTCCCAGAGAAGGTATCTTGGGGTTCCCCCTCACCCCATTgtcctgtctctctcctgactCCCCCAGGCCAGGCTGACCAGGACAAGCGTGCCTCCTTGCCAACTGGACTGGCAGGCACAGAGTGCCCGCTGGGGCCTGGACAGGTGCCTGGGGCAGCGGAAGCATCCTCGGAAGCCAATGGCCACGACCTGGGACCCAGCCCCGCGCCGGCTCCAGAGGGGTCAGTGGACGAGGGCGCCGGGGGCGAGGACAGTGGCATGGGCGTCGTGGAGGTGGTATGGGAAGGCCTGAGGGCCACGGAGGACAGTCCCGGGGAGCCCACGGGTGCCGAGCTGGAGGCCAGGGTGGAGGCAATGGTGCTGGAGGCCATCGGGGAGAGGCTGGACGCCGGTGGGCCCGACCTCCCCGCCTGGGTGAGGGACGACCGGGCCGTTGTTGAGGTGGTGTGGGAGGGGGTCGGGGGGGACTTGGAGGTCCGGGGGGAACCGGGCGGGGACCCCAAAGAAGCATCGCTCAGCTCCCCAAGGCTCCCTGAAAATTTGAGAAGGGGCAGCCCTGATGGGGCCAGGCAGGGTGGCCACGGGGGCGAGGATGGCGCCTTCATCTGGGTGGAGAGAGTGACCGTCACTGAAGACTgggaggagctggggctggaggggcccgagggaccACTGGACAGCGGGGGTGCGGCCAGCTGGGAGCTGGAGCGGAGACAGGCAGAGGAGCGCGGGGCACGGGGAGGAAGTGAGGATGTCCCGGAGGAGGAGGCGAGTGGAGGTGAGGAAACAAGGGTGGCCAAGGGACGCAGAGACGAAGGAGCTGCCTGCGCAGAGAGGGGAGGCGAGGAGACCCAGGGACCAGAGGCCACAGGAggtgaggaaaggggagaggCGGCGGGGGGGTCACCGGGGGCACCTGGGGGAGAAGGAGGTGAGGAGTTATTGAGAGGAGCAAGAGAAGGAGGTGAGGAAAGGGGAGAAGCGGCGGGGGGGTcactgggggtgcttgggggagaaGGAGGTGAGGAGTTATTGAGAGGAGCAAGAGAAGGAggtgaggaaaggggagaggCGGCGGGGGGGTcactgggggtgcctgggggagGAGCGGAGGAGTTACTGAGAGAAACAAGAGAAGGAGGTGAGGAACTATCGCAGGCAGGCAGAAAAGGAGGTGAGGAATTATTGAAAGCAAGAGGAggtgaggaaaggggagaggCAGCGGGGTCAccgggggtgcccaggggagAAGGAGGTGAGGAACTGTtgcaggcaggcagggaaggaggTGAGGAATTACTGGAAGTAACAAGCAAAGCAGGCGAGGGATTACTCAGAGCAGAGAGGGTAAGAGGTGAGGAATCTTTGAAGGTAGCTAGCAAAGGAGGTGAGGAAGCCTTGAAGGCCCCGAGAGAGGGAGGCGAGGAGTCACCCGAAGCAGACagaggagggggtgaggagcTACTGCAGGCGGGCAGCGGAGGCGAGGAGGTGCTGAAAGAGAGCGCAGGAGGTGAGGCAGCGATGCAGGCAGAGGACAGCGGAGACAGGGCAGCTTTCCAGTCAGAAGAGACCCCCGATCTGGAGAAGGACTTCAGCGCAGGCCAGAGAGCTTCcggggaagggctgggagggcCTGGCGAGCTGGAGGGGGGGGCTGCCCCGAGGGCCAGGGAAGAGCCCACTCAGGAGACAGAAGCTCAGCCACCCCAGAAGACCACGGAGGACTGCCTGAAGGAGGAAGCTGCCTCAGGGaaaccccagccccctgctgagGGCCCGAGCCCCTCGGGCAATGCCGCGCCCCTTGTGGAGgtgaccccagccccagcagagcaGCCCCCAGAGTGCCAGCCACTGCTGCAGGCCAAGGGGCCCAGGACCAACCCCAGTGCCCACCCTGTGCCCAGCTATGCCCCTGCCCGCCAGCCCCCGCCCTCTGCTGCTGCTCCGGAGGGCTCCGAGACCAGTGCTCCGAAGCAGAAAACGTGCCAGTGTTGTGCGGTTATGTgagcccaggccctgctccccatGCCCGGCTCTCTCACACCTACCTCGGCCGCTTGGCACCCAGCAGAGGGTCCCGGGCACATACGGGACCCAcgggccctgcccgccccacccctccacctgggCTTCAGGATCCCCGCTGCTGCCCGTGACCCTGGCCCCCGTGGGCGACCAAGCCTTcatacttgaaaaataaaaccttcGAGCACTCGAGAGCAGGCGCTTGGCCACGTGAGTTGCTATcgtgggtgggaggggtgaggaCCAACACAGCTGGAGCCTGCGGGGGCTTGTGGCCACTGTGGCAAAACTGCAGCTCCCGTCTCTGCTCTGGGGGACtcacttcagtgctcagggcactgatGATGTGTCAGGCCGCAGGACTTTGTTTTAAGAAAGATCAAGCATGTTTTTCTTGGGTCAGGTGTGTGGAACGATAGTCcggcaggaagggcgtttgccttgcatgccgctgacctgggttcgatccccggaatgccatggggtcccccaagcattgctcgTGTTTCTCACGGGGAGGGGCAGACCAgccatcagtgctcagaagtcgctcctggtggtgatgtggggtggggagggggcacagttCAAACCAGGGGTCCCAGGCATGGAGTATATGTTCAGTCCGTTAGGCCAGTGGGTTgaggtttatttttcctttgggagCCCAGAGTGTGACTCGGACTGGCGGGGCCTTAGGGCTCAGTTCCCTTTTGTGGCCCATAAAGACACTCCTCGGGGGAAGGCACTTGGGGACTCAGATTCCTTTATATGGGTGGGGGCTGCAcactgggtgtgctcagggctgactcccggctctgtgctcagggctgactcctggctctgtgctcagggctgactcttcagctctctgctcagggctcactcctggtgggctcacggAATCAtaggagatgccggggatcaaaccccaggtggctgcgtgcagggccggcgccctcccctctgtgcagctgctccagatgaccctttttccttttccctctgttcttttggtttttgggcccatTCCTTACCACATGCACTGTTAGACCAGGAGGGCACTCTGCTGTTTTAGCTGATGGGAAGAGGAGACTCCGGTGCCCCGCCCCCATCTCATCATTGATTCAGTTCACCTCTGCTCAATTCCCATTGGCAGAACCGTCCACAGGCCATCCCAAGCTGCAAGCATGGTGGTGATATACCCATTGAGGCTTCTGCAGGGCGGGACAGACTGGGAGGCAGCGGCAGGGCCTCCCTCAGCCCTCCAGGGCACACGCCTTCTCTTCAGGAGAACCATCCTCTCAGCATTTCCCTGTGTGTCCTCAAGCAACTGTCTCAGTTTCTCTGATCCTCGGCATCTTCATCTGTCCACTGAGCATCCTTCTCCCTGGGCGGGGCTGGTTCAGGCTCAGCCCGAGGGCCTGGGGAGCACGGGGGCAGGAGGCCCAGTGCCTCGGGTGTGGGCAGGAAATGTTTCTCATACCCGGTGTCCAGCAGACTGGAGGCCTTGGGAGGGTCGGGGGGCGCTACTGGCTCCATCTCCTCCACTTGCAGGAAAGGCAAGTCCCCAGGAGGCTGGGCGTAGGGCAGCTCCTGAGAAGGAAtagaaggaaattttctttttggttttggagccaccccCTGctgcgctcaggggttactgctggctctgcacgcaggcatTGTTCCTGGAGGACCTGAGAGACCACACGGGGTGCAGTGGGTACAACTGGGCTgaatgcctgcaaggcaagtgctatgcCCGCTCGGGCCCCCCAACTCTCCTGGATTCCTTACTCCCCAACATCCcgggagacccccccacccccacccagcctgccttctGCTCACCTGAACATGGGGCTGGCGGAGGTAGAAACTGCTGTTGGCAGGATCTGGAGTCTTCTCCCACACCCGGTGCGAATACCTGGCAAGTGGAAGAGCCGGGGCTGGAGTCCCAGTGGCCACACAGCCCTGCCCAGGCTGTGGGTTCGTCGTCGATGGGCATTGCAGCACCGGGAGCCCGCCCCTGGCCATGCCCCCAGGCATGTCCACCGCCCTTGTTCCTGCCCGCATCTGCGGCCTCACCTTCTGCAGAAGACCAGGCCCAGCACGAACACGCAGCAGGAGGCGAGGAGAACAAACACCACTTTCCAAGTGGGGACGTTTTCTGTGCCGGACAGCAGGGGGCAATGAGGGGCGGGGCTTAGGGGGACGGTGACACGCCCCTAGAAGGGCGGGGCctgtgactggttaaagatacgTAGTGGGGGCGGAGTTGAGGCTAAGAGGGTGGATCAATGGGCGGGGCtggtgtgggcggggccgggcggggaacCCTGGAGCTGGGTAGGAGCTTCAATAGAGCAGCGTTGTTTAGGGAGCACAAAAGGGCCCTCAGGACGCACCGTGAATGTGACCCCCAATTTGAACCCTTGGGCTATTGCAATGCAGCAGGCCCCCCACCTCACAGCCCCACAGCTGCGCCCCTTACCTGGCAGGTAAAACCGAAGGCTGGGGCCAGGGGGGCCCTGTCCTGCCCGGGTGGACGCTGTCATCCACAGCTCGCACGGACCCCAGGGAAGGCTGGGCAGTGGGAGACTCCGGGTACTGCCACTCACTGTAGGACACATCCACAGGGCTTGCAGAGGTGGTCCCCAACTCGGGGCGAGTTGCTTTCTGCAACAGGGCAGCCAGGGGCTGCCTCCTCActtccctcctcacctcccaGAGGTTTTCACTCAGTGACCCGCTCTATATTCGTGGAGCAAATACAGAACGAATGGGtagagctcttgctttgcattcagaggACCCAGGATAGTTTGTAGGCTCCCCATGCAGTCCCCGgtcatgccaggagtgactcctgagtgcagagccaggagccacccctgagcattgcttggtgttgCCCCCAaccataaaaaaacaaatgaacacaaaAGCAGCCTCAGTCCCATGATGGCGGATCCCCTCAGCCCAACTTGGGGGGTTCTGAGCGCTGTATTTTGCTTTCATGTCCCCTTCTACTTGTAGAACAGGGTTGGGGCACGCTCAGAATGTGGGGTGATTGGGTGTGGGGTTGACCATAAGAGTAAACCTTTCCAAAGGGCtctgtcagagagatagtagagtggattcAGAACTTTCTTGCGCAAAGCGAAGAGAACGAAAACCAACCTTGCCCTGCTTGTGGAagactaggttcaatcctcagtacgcAGAACCCCTCATGGTCCCTAGAACCATGCTGGGGTGACCCACCCCGAAACCCAGAGGAGATTCAGCTGTGTACCCCCCAGAAAGTTGggatggcaggaatcaaaccaggtcgctTGCATGAACAGCAAGAGCCCTCCCCGTTCTGCTACCGCTGCATGACCAGAAGCTGCAGGCTTGATCATTAATGACCCCATGGTTAACATTGGGATCCGATTTTCCCACGTGTAAGGTTT is part of the Sorex araneus isolate mSorAra2 chromosome 2, mSorAra2.pri, whole genome shotgun sequence genome and harbors:
- the LOC101541023 gene encoding paralemmin-3 — its product is MALDNHVWAPVTPMPMTESALYRQRLEVIAEKRRLQEAIRAARRELEEEKLRVQRLKRKTLRDRWLMDGAAEEPEGQEDPPTPETQAQARIQSLEDSLFTLQAQLQLLQSASTGALHRPASRPVWRRQGQRPLSQPPVEPAAPAGQADQDKRASLPTGLAGTECPLGPGQVPGAAEASSEANGHDLGPSPAPAPEGSVDEGAGGEDSGMGVVEVVWEGLRATEDSPGEPTGAELEARVEAMVLEAIGERLDAGGPDLPAWVRDDRAVVEVVWEGVGGDLEVRGEPGGDPKEASLSSPRLPENLRRGSPDGARQGGHGGEDGAFIWVERVTVTEDWEELGLEGPEGPLDSGGAASWELERRQAEERGARGGSEDVPEEEASGGEETRVAKGRRDEGAACAERGGEETQGPEATGVIERSKRRR
- the LOC129402190 gene encoding paralemmin-3-like; amino-acid sequence: MQAEDSGDRAAFQSEETPDLEKDFSAGQRASGEGLGGPGELEGGAAPRAREEPTQETEAQPPQKTTEDCLKEEAASGKPQPPAEGPSPSGNAAPLVEVTPAPAEQPPECQPLLQAKGPRTNPSAHPVPSYAPARQPPPSAAAPEGSETSAPKQKTCQCCAVM